A single region of the Salipaludibacillus sp. LMS25 genome encodes:
- the trmB gene encoding tRNA (guanosine(46)-N7)-methyltransferase TrmB: protein MRLRNKPWAGEYIESHPAVVEQHPEKWGGRWSQRFANKAPLHVEVGTGKGRFLTEMAKAHPNINYIGVEKYESVLVTAVQRAVEEEIPNVLFLQKDVSDLTDFFNHEELDRLYINFTDPWPKKKHAKRRLTHEYFLSKYKMLLHDEGEVHFKTDNQGLFEYSIESMSKFGMTLDNVSLDLHNSDVEGNIMTEYEERFSNKGMRIFRLEARFKQGTS from the coding sequence ATGCGTTTAAGAAATAAGCCATGGGCAGGCGAGTATATTGAAAGCCACCCGGCAGTTGTAGAGCAACATCCTGAGAAGTGGGGAGGAAGATGGTCTCAGAGATTTGCAAACAAAGCTCCTCTACACGTAGAAGTAGGTACTGGTAAGGGACGGTTCTTAACCGAAATGGCAAAAGCCCATCCTAATATCAATTATATAGGTGTGGAAAAATATGAGAGTGTACTCGTAACAGCTGTTCAACGAGCTGTTGAGGAAGAAATACCGAATGTCTTGTTTTTACAAAAAGATGTAAGTGATTTAACAGACTTCTTTAATCATGAGGAACTTGATAGACTATATATTAATTTTACTGATCCATGGCCAAAAAAGAAGCATGCTAAACGGCGATTAACTCATGAGTATTTTTTATCTAAATACAAAATGTTACTTCATGATGAAGGTGAGGTTCATTTTAAAACAGATAATCAAGGATTATTTGAATATTCAATAGAAAGTATGTCTAAATTTGGCATGACATTAGATAATGTTAGTTTAGATCTTCATAATAGTGATGTTGAAGGAAATATCATGACAGAGTACGAAGAGAGATTTTCGAATAAAGGGATGCGGATATTCCGCCTTGAAGCTCGTTTTAAGCAAGGCACTAGTTAA
- a CDS encoding DUF84 family protein, producing MAILKVGTLNEAKLMSVRHVFGETFDVYGYKVPSGVPSQPLTDEETKQGAVNRAIYLIEKEKADIALGLEGGVMVINTHYFLCNWGALVTNAGCAFVAGGARIPLPDEVVGSLKEGMELGDVMDHYANKLNVRKNEGAVGILTNLQVTRSEMFSHINRLLKGQFERANMSS from the coding sequence ATGGCTATTTTAAAGGTTGGGACATTGAACGAGGCCAAATTGATGTCAGTACGTCATGTATTTGGTGAAACATTTGATGTATATGGCTATAAAGTACCTTCAGGAGTGCCTTCTCAGCCTCTCACCGATGAAGAGACGAAACAAGGAGCAGTTAATAGGGCGATCTATCTTATTGAAAAGGAAAAAGCGGACATAGCACTAGGGTTGGAAGGAGGGGTCATGGTTATAAACACGCATTATTTTTTATGTAATTGGGGAGCCCTTGTAACTAATGCAGGATGTGCGTTCGTAGCAGGCGGCGCTCGAATTCCATTGCCTGATGAAGTGGTTGGTAGTTTAAAAGAAGGGATGGAGTTGGGGGATGTTATGGACCACTATGCAAATAAACTGAATGTTAGGAAGAATGAAGGTGCTGTAGGGATTTTAACGAATTTGCAAGTGACACGATCCGAAATGTTTAGTCATATTAATCGCCTGCTAAAAGGGCAGTTTGAAAGAGCTAACATGTCATCCTAA
- a CDS encoding DNA translocase FtsK yields MTNKNSDGFISKIKKWMFPDYEEIATEEPKKQKRSVSVQGAQPLSRPVKRRHDVKVLRQYPKGSFRFPVIKDTPVEKKESSQSPNISNGSLSRSNTEQRDEMRPFQKKMMTPQKPLQEESDTTEKRMFQGHDFKARSIPSPVHGYRERQSKTASTFDNKKRPIVRVTPLNKEGQTDISMQDRKEKSTIEKDVTHHIEASRVKASSLSENTDQAVQISRWEKKETVESSPFGRSHLSATQQPRELYPHSTGPLLNGSNRASNESDRLLDAQKQEAEIQNDTVEQPFSQSVNKDDVQSHFELSPSFNNDRVDDLSEAEESTYDFPRLNLLNHTTVNAGDDDWWLDEKAHQLNSTFEYFHIRAHVTGVTKGPAVTRFEVQPEPGVKVSKIVNLTDDLKLSLAAREIRIEAPIPGKNTIGIEVPNENAEPVFLRELLDSSVFQQHPSPLAVAMGKGLSGEPVIMDLQKMPHGLIAGATGSGKSVCVNSILTSIIYKASPADVRLLLIDPKIVELAPYNDIPHLAAPVINDPKEATESLKWAVAEMERRYEKFAKAGARDMARYNEKMKQSGQDDDLLPYILIVVDELADLMMVAPQDVEDAICRIAQKARACGIHLLVATQRPSVDVITGLIKANIPTRVAFSVSSQADSRTILDGGGAEKLLGKGDMLLLESGTSKPVRLQGTFVSDDEIERVVDYVKHSPHPGYLFEKAELKEQVAAETEDPLFEEVCDFVVEHQAASASLIQRRFRIGYNRAARMIDDMEARGMVSPQRGSKPREVYLTNHVHKDDNR; encoded by the coding sequence GTGACGAATAAAAATTCTGATGGATTTATTTCAAAAATAAAAAAGTGGATGTTTCCAGATTATGAGGAAATAGCGACTGAAGAACCAAAAAAACAGAAGCGCTCAGTTTCGGTTCAGGGAGCTCAGCCATTAAGTCGCCCAGTCAAACGACGTCATGATGTGAAAGTGCTTCGTCAATATCCGAAAGGGAGCTTCCGGTTTCCTGTTATTAAAGACACTCCTGTTGAGAAAAAGGAGTCGTCTCAGTCCCCTAACATTTCGAATGGCTCACTTTCACGTTCTAATACTGAGCAACGGGATGAGATGAGACCATTTCAAAAAAAGATGATGACGCCGCAAAAGCCTCTTCAGGAAGAGAGCGATACAACAGAAAAAAGAATGTTTCAAGGGCATGATTTTAAAGCCCGTTCTATCCCATCTCCAGTTCACGGTTATAGAGAGAGACAATCCAAAACAGCTAGTACGTTTGATAATAAGAAACGGCCTATTGTAAGAGTAACCCCGCTTAATAAAGAAGGACAAACTGACATATCTATGCAGGATAGAAAGGAAAAATCAACGATTGAAAAAGATGTCACTCATCATATTGAGGCTTCTCGTGTGAAGGCTTCTTCCCTAAGTGAAAATACTGATCAAGCGGTTCAAATAAGCAGGTGGGAGAAGAAAGAGACAGTGGAGAGTAGTCCATTTGGTAGAAGTCACTTATCAGCTACACAACAGCCGAGGGAGCTATATCCTCACTCGACTGGGCCTTTGTTAAACGGCTCAAACCGTGCCAGTAACGAAAGTGACCGGTTACTTGATGCACAAAAGCAGGAAGCTGAAATACAAAATGACACAGTGGAACAACCGTTTTCACAGAGTGTTAACAAGGATGATGTACAATCACATTTTGAATTAAGTCCCTCTTTTAACAATGATCGTGTGGACGATCTCAGTGAAGCGGAAGAATCCACCTATGATTTTCCTAGACTAAATTTGTTAAATCATACGACAGTAAACGCAGGTGATGACGATTGGTGGCTTGATGAAAAGGCCCATCAGTTAAACAGTACATTTGAATATTTTCATATTCGTGCCCATGTGACAGGTGTAACAAAGGGGCCAGCTGTAACCCGTTTTGAAGTGCAACCGGAACCAGGTGTTAAAGTGAGTAAAATTGTGAACTTAACAGATGATCTCAAGCTTAGTTTGGCAGCAAGGGAAATTCGTATTGAGGCGCCAATACCAGGGAAAAACACGATAGGAATTGAAGTGCCTAATGAGAACGCTGAACCCGTTTTTTTGAGAGAGTTGCTTGATTCATCCGTTTTTCAACAGCACCCTTCGCCATTGGCGGTCGCTATGGGAAAAGGGTTATCCGGTGAACCGGTCATTATGGATCTACAAAAAATGCCTCACGGGTTAATCGCCGGTGCCACTGGGTCTGGTAAGAGCGTATGTGTCAACTCTATTTTAACAAGCATAATATATAAAGCGTCCCCTGCTGACGTGCGTCTTCTGTTAATCGATCCTAAAATCGTGGAACTGGCACCTTATAATGATATTCCACATTTGGCAGCCCCAGTCATTAATGATCCAAAAGAAGCAACCGAAAGCTTGAAGTGGGCTGTAGCAGAAATGGAGAGACGGTATGAAAAGTTTGCTAAAGCAGGTGCGAGGGATATGGCACGGTATAATGAGAAGATGAAGCAAAGTGGGCAAGATGATGACCTCCTTCCTTATATTTTAATTGTCGTAGATGAGCTGGCAGATCTTATGATGGTGGCTCCACAAGATGTAGAAGACGCCATTTGCCGTATTGCTCAAAAAGCAAGAGCATGTGGTATTCATTTACTCGTTGCGACACAACGCCCTTCTGTAGATGTAATTACAGGGCTTATAAAAGCCAATATACCGACTAGGGTGGCTTTCTCTGTATCTTCGCAAGCAGATTCTCGAACGATTCTCGATGGTGGTGGGGCAGAAAAATTGCTTGGAAAAGGGGACATGCTTTTATTAGAAAGTGGCACGTCAAAGCCTGTTAGACTTCAAGGGACATTCGTCTCAGATGATGAAATAGAACGTGTTGTAGATTATGTGAAGCACTCACCCCATCCAGGCTATTTATTTGAAAAGGCAGAACTGAAAGAACAAGTAGCCGCGGAAACAGAAGATCCGTTATTTGAAGAAGTGTGCGACTTTGTTGTTGAACACCAAGCTGCTTCTGCTTCATTGATTCAACGACGTTTTCGGATTGGCTACAATCGTGCTGCTCGGATGATCGATGATATGGAAGCGCGTGGGATGGTATCGCCACAACGAGGTAGCAAACCGAGAGAGGTTTATTTGACAAACCATGTTCATAAAGACGACAATAGATAA
- a CDS encoding PepSY domain-containing protein, producing MTALGWKRFAAGVGAGVAVTLLAKNQLDKSEGKLAPEKALKLVKRKTAHLGQIEGSWIHMITEEFEQDNLLFNVYRGGLTCSDNEDNMSAYEFIVDAATGTVLALNKQED from the coding sequence GTGACAGCATTGGGGTGGAAACGCTTTGCAGCTGGAGTAGGGGCCGGAGTTGCCGTAACGCTTTTAGCGAAAAATCAGTTAGATAAATCTGAAGGTAAATTAGCACCTGAAAAAGCCTTAAAATTAGTAAAAAGAAAAACGGCACATCTTGGTCAAATTGAAGGGTCATGGATACATATGATAACTGAAGAATTTGAACAAGATAATCTCTTGTTTAACGTCTATCGCGGTGGACTAACGTGTTCGGATAATGAGGATAACATGTCAGCCTACGAATTTATCGTAGATGCTGCCACTGGAACCGTCTTAGCACTTAATAAACAAGAAGACTAA
- a CDS encoding DUF1444 family protein — protein sequence MKSIQLKREIESKLTNDNWVTSYNREQETLRIVDKRVDKGVTINLANLAPKFEQDKEKALTETLNTITEGLRLLTTELELSGNEHRIFPVIRSTSFPTETPDGRQMIHSDHTAETRVFYALDQGASYALIDRKALENENKTLEEIKEAALFNVRSLSNEMKEDKVAGNTFYFLSIGDGYEASRLLNDTLLKEMNEKALGQLTVAVPHHDVIIFGDIQNEVGYDVLAQMVFQFFSEGGLPITALPFMYENEELEPIFILAQKKRKETKKE from the coding sequence ATGAAATCAATTCAATTGAAAAGGGAAATAGAGAGTAAGTTAACGAATGACAATTGGGTCACATCTTACAATAGAGAACAAGAGACACTTCGAATTGTTGATAAACGTGTTGATAAAGGCGTCACGATTAACTTGGCTAATCTCGCTCCAAAATTTGAGCAAGATAAAGAAAAAGCTTTAACAGAAACGTTAAATACAATTACCGAAGGATTAAGACTGTTAACGACCGAGTTAGAATTATCAGGAAATGAACACCGGATTTTCCCGGTCATACGGTCCACATCTTTTCCTACAGAGACACCGGATGGCAGACAGATGATCCATAGTGACCATACAGCTGAAACACGCGTTTTTTATGCATTGGACCAAGGAGCTTCTTATGCGCTCATTGACAGAAAAGCACTAGAAAATGAAAACAAAACCCTTGAGGAAATTAAAGAAGCAGCGTTGTTCAATGTGAGATCGTTAAGCAACGAGATGAAAGAAGACAAAGTAGCAGGGAATACATTTTACTTTCTTTCGATAGGAGATGGGTACGAAGCTAGTAGGCTCCTTAATGACACACTGTTAAAAGAAATGAACGAGAAGGCATTAGGCCAATTGACAGTGGCAGTCCCACATCATGATGTTATCATTTTTGGAGACATTCAAAACGAAGTAGGTTATGATGTATTGGCACAAATGGTCTTTCAATTTTTCTCTGAGGGTGGGCTGCCTATTACTGCTCTGCCATTCATGTATGAAAACGAAGAATTAGAACCGATATTTATTTTAGCCCAGAAAAAACGGAAAGAGACGAAAAAAGAGTGA
- a CDS encoding M42 family metallopeptidase, giving the protein MNKETYEMFETLTQLPGAPGFERDVRQYMKKELRKYSDDIIQDRLGGIFGVKKGDKDGPKVMVAGHMDEVGFMVTSINEKGLIQFQTLGGWWSQVLLAQRLHIITDNGPVTGVVGSIPPHLLDEAKRNKPMEIKNMYIDIGADNKDDAERIGVKPGQQIVPVCPMEKMANEKKIVAKAWDNRYGVGLSIELLKELKEATLPNTLYSGATVQEEVGLRGAQAAANMIQPDIFYALDASAANDATGGKDALGHLGKGALLRIYDRSMITHRGMREFILDTAETNNIPYQYFISQGGTDAGRVHIANDGVPSAVIGICSRYIHTAASIIHVDDYAAAKELITTLVKQTDKTTLKTIRDNV; this is encoded by the coding sequence ATGAATAAAGAGACGTACGAGATGTTTGAGACGTTAACTCAGCTTCCGGGGGCTCCTGGATTTGAACGTGACGTAAGACAGTACATGAAAAAAGAATTGAGGAAATATAGTGACGATATCATTCAAGACCGTTTAGGTGGTATATTTGGCGTGAAAAAAGGAGATAAAGACGGGCCAAAAGTCATGGTAGCCGGTCATATGGATGAAGTAGGGTTTATGGTGACGTCTATTAACGAAAAAGGATTAATTCAATTTCAAACGTTAGGTGGTTGGTGGAGCCAAGTGCTACTTGCCCAACGCCTTCACATTATAACGGATAATGGGCCGGTAACTGGTGTTGTTGGGTCTATTCCACCGCATCTCCTTGATGAAGCGAAAAGAAATAAACCGATGGAAATTAAAAATATGTATATTGACATTGGAGCGGATAACAAAGACGATGCTGAACGGATCGGTGTAAAGCCGGGCCAACAAATTGTCCCTGTCTGCCCGATGGAGAAAATGGCAAATGAGAAAAAAATCGTGGCTAAGGCTTGGGATAACCGATACGGAGTTGGACTTTCCATTGAATTATTAAAAGAGCTAAAAGAAGCTACTCTTCCAAATACGTTATACTCAGGAGCAACTGTTCAGGAAGAAGTAGGACTCCGAGGGGCACAAGCTGCGGCAAACATGATTCAGCCGGATATTTTTTATGCATTAGATGCAAGCGCGGCTAATGATGCTACCGGAGGAAAAGATGCTTTAGGCCATCTAGGAAAAGGAGCGCTTTTGAGAATTTATGACCGCTCGATGATTACCCATCGTGGCATGAGAGAATTTATCCTTGATACGGCGGAAACAAATAATATTCCATATCAGTATTTCATTTCTCAAGGTGGGACAGATGCTGGACGTGTTCACATAGCAAATGACGGTGTTCCTTCTGCTGTTATCGGTATTTGTTCAAGATATATACATACTGCTGCGTCCATTATTCATGTGGATGATTATGCTGCGGCGAAGGAATTGATTACGACACTTGTCAAACAAACAGACAAAACGACACTCAAAACGATCCGAGACAATGTGTAA
- a CDS encoding PTS transporter subunit IIC, which yields MKEFLKRKGIEPSFHNYVIKALSYMALGLFSSLIIGLIMETIGTQLGDVPGGALLIQMGETAMGLSGPAIGVAVAYGLGAPRLVLFAAVVSGAAGGEMAGPAGSFIATLISTEMGKLVSQSTKIDIIVTPFVTIASGVTTALFIGPPIGQAISQFGLFIMWATDQQPFVMGVLVAVFMGLALTAPISSAAIAFMLELEGIAAGAATVGCAAQMVGFAVSSFRENRWAGLLAIGLGTSMLQIANIIKNPYILIPPTLTAAMLGPVSTLFFMMENNPAGAGMGTSGFVGQIMTIHTMGSSPSVLISIFLLHFLAPAVLSLVLSEWLRRLNKINLGDMAIDKS from the coding sequence ATGAAAGAGTTTTTAAAACGTAAAGGGATTGAACCCTCTTTTCATAATTATGTGATAAAAGCATTAAGTTATATGGCTTTAGGATTGTTCTCTTCTCTAATAATCGGATTGATCATGGAGACGATTGGAACACAATTAGGGGATGTTCCCGGTGGTGCTTTGCTCATTCAAATGGGTGAGACAGCTATGGGGTTATCTGGCCCCGCTATAGGGGTCGCTGTTGCTTATGGATTAGGGGCCCCACGTCTCGTGCTTTTTGCAGCTGTTGTGAGTGGGGCTGCTGGAGGCGAAATGGCAGGACCAGCGGGAAGTTTTATCGCTACACTGATTTCGACTGAAATGGGAAAGCTAGTATCACAGTCCACAAAAATCGATATCATTGTGACACCTTTTGTAACGATTGCTTCTGGTGTTACGACGGCTTTATTTATCGGCCCCCCCATCGGTCAGGCCATTAGCCAATTTGGCCTTTTTATCATGTGGGCCACTGACCAACAGCCATTTGTAATGGGAGTGTTAGTAGCTGTTTTTATGGGTCTTGCCCTCACTGCACCCATTTCGAGTGCTGCTATTGCCTTTATGCTTGAACTTGAAGGAATTGCTGCTGGCGCTGCCACAGTAGGGTGTGCGGCACAAATGGTCGGTTTTGCTGTAAGTAGCTTCCGAGAAAACAGATGGGCAGGCTTGCTCGCTATTGGTCTTGGTACATCTATGCTTCAAATTGCGAACATTATTAAAAACCCTTATATTCTTATTCCGCCAACATTGACAGCGGCTATGCTTGGCCCAGTATCTACGCTTTTCTTCATGATGGAAAATAACCCAGCGGGTGCGGGAATGGGAACGAGTGGATTTGTTGGCCAGATCATGACTATTCATACAATGGGGAGCTCGCCGAGTGTTTTAATCAGTATCTTCCTGTTGCATTTTCTTGCACCTGCCGTCCTTAGTTTGGTATTGTCAGAATGGTTAAGGCGGCTAAATAAAATTAATTTAGGTGATATGGCGATCGACAAATCGTGA
- a CDS encoding S8 family serine peptidase — protein sequence MKKSILGVCSFILLMSSVTLTSKAMTEDSEISMKIEGEYDFTSEEFITVMVQLEEPSLVEAKHTKEVQTEANLTASLTELTDEVTDLLPESEIIREYEYLFSGFALTLREKDVLQLLEIDGVAAVYPSITYEPDTFEPEIISDEAFSPEMMDSAPYIGAPEAWEDYGVTGDGVTVAIIDTGVDYTHPDLEHAFGDYKGYDFVDNDDDPQEGPGQYHGTHVAGTVAANGQIKGVAPDASLLAYRTLGPQGGTTADVVAAIELAYKDGVDIMNLSLGNSINDPDFVTSLALDWAMEEGVVAVTSNGNSGPNNWTVGSPATSREAISVGATQLPYNTFNADIYTSDSITYPSVEVMGYSNEEELLALDNTTHTFVNAGLGQEEDFEDVDVQGHIALIERGEIPFVDKVENAANAGAVGTIIYNNVSGHLNLYIPGMKIPTLQMNQVDGQTLLTELREGHDLITFNITPEGEVGETVADFSSRGPTYGTWMIKPDVSAPGVAIVSTFPNETYASLQGTSMSAPHVAGASALLLEAKPEWDTSQVKAALMNTATPIFDKDGSKYPFNTQGTGSIRIVEALTTETLVTPGSHSFGVFDKEKGRQTKKQQFEMTNLSNERKRYDIDVQFYEGNEHIRVTTSKNLNIQPGDTQKVSMNVQVKPSALTRGYYEGMITLSHGDEKIEIPTILFVMDPDYPHLNHGSINSVEDGIIDVRLQLNRRVDYVKIYLFTENLEPVAFLEEFGPLSQGEQHLKMDASSIYKELEPGDYSLVTLISVNDVEETYVIGDFSVD from the coding sequence TTGAAAAAGTCAATTTTAGGTGTATGTAGTTTCATCTTATTAATGAGTAGCGTCACTTTAACTAGCAAAGCCATGACTGAAGATTCTGAAATTTCAATGAAGATAGAGGGAGAATACGATTTTACTTCCGAAGAATTCATCACGGTTATGGTTCAATTGGAAGAGCCATCTCTTGTAGAAGCAAAGCATACAAAAGAAGTCCAAACAGAAGCCAACTTGACAGCTTCATTAACTGAACTCACGGACGAGGTCACAGACCTTTTACCAGAGAGTGAGATTATAAGAGAGTATGAATATTTATTTTCTGGATTTGCCTTAACCCTAAGAGAAAAAGACGTTCTTCAGCTACTAGAGATTGATGGTGTGGCAGCGGTTTACCCATCCATTACTTACGAACCTGATACATTTGAGCCTGAAATCATTTCAGACGAGGCCTTCTCACCTGAGATGATGGACAGTGCGCCATACATTGGGGCACCTGAAGCTTGGGAAGATTATGGCGTGACAGGAGACGGTGTTACGGTCGCTATCATTGATACAGGGGTTGATTATACGCATCCTGATTTAGAACATGCTTTTGGCGACTATAAGGGATATGATTTTGTGGATAATGACGATGATCCACAAGAAGGGCCAGGTCAATATCACGGAACACATGTAGCAGGTACAGTTGCTGCTAACGGTCAAATTAAAGGAGTTGCTCCAGATGCGAGCTTATTAGCTTATCGAACACTCGGCCCTCAAGGAGGCACCACTGCTGATGTTGTTGCTGCTATTGAGCTGGCTTATAAAGATGGGGTCGACATTATGAATTTGTCTTTAGGCAACAGTATAAATGATCCTGACTTTGTCACCTCATTAGCCCTTGATTGGGCTATGGAAGAAGGTGTGGTTGCTGTGACCTCTAATGGAAACAGCGGTCCTAATAATTGGACAGTAGGCTCCCCTGCTACAAGCCGTGAAGCTATATCTGTCGGGGCTACCCAGCTTCCTTACAATACCTTTAATGCTGATATTTACACAAGTGACAGCATAACATACCCGTCTGTTGAGGTTATGGGCTATTCTAATGAAGAGGAGTTACTTGCTCTTGACAACACCACTCATACTTTCGTGAATGCTGGCCTAGGCCAGGAAGAAGATTTTGAAGACGTGGATGTACAAGGCCATATCGCCCTCATTGAAAGGGGAGAAATTCCCTTCGTAGATAAAGTTGAAAATGCTGCTAACGCAGGTGCAGTGGGTACCATTATTTATAACAATGTGAGTGGTCATTTAAATCTTTACATTCCAGGTATGAAAATACCAACGCTACAAATGAATCAAGTAGATGGTCAAACACTGCTAACTGAATTAAGGGAAGGACATGACCTCATCACATTTAATATAACGCCTGAAGGAGAAGTAGGGGAAACAGTAGCTGACTTCTCTTCCCGTGGACCAACTTATGGCACATGGATGATTAAACCAGATGTGTCCGCACCAGGAGTTGCTATCGTCAGCACTTTTCCAAATGAAACATACGCCTCACTACAAGGGACAAGCATGTCTGCACCGCATGTTGCAGGTGCTTCCGCTTTACTTCTTGAGGCAAAGCCTGAGTGGGATACATCTCAAGTAAAAGCGGCCTTAATGAATACAGCCACCCCTATTTTTGATAAAGATGGCTCTAAATATCCCTTCAATACTCAAGGCACTGGTAGTATTAGAATCGTCGAGGCACTTACTACAGAAACGTTAGTGACACCAGGTTCTCATTCATTTGGAGTATTCGATAAAGAAAAGGGCCGCCAAACTAAAAAACAGCAATTTGAAATGACGAATCTATCGAATGAACGAAAGCGCTATGACATCGATGTGCAATTTTATGAAGGTAATGAGCATATAAGAGTGACTACAAGCAAAAATCTAAACATTCAACCAGGTGACACCCAAAAAGTATCAATGAACGTTCAAGTAAAGCCGAGTGCTTTGACACGTGGCTATTATGAAGGCATGATTACCCTATCTCACGGTGACGAAAAGATAGAAATACCGACTATTTTGTTCGTCATGGATCCAGACTATCCTCATTTAAATCATGGGAGTATTAACAGTGTTGAGGATGGTATCATCGATGTCCGACTTCAACTAAACCGTCGTGTCGATTATGTCAAAATATATTTGTTCACAGAAAATTTAGAACCTGTTGCGTTCCTTGAAGAATTTGGTCCTCTTTCTCAAGGAGAACAGCATTTAAAAATGGATGCCTCTTCTATCTACAAAGAGCTTGAACCAGGTGATTATTCCCTCGTTACTTTAATCAGCGTTAATGACGTTGAAGAAACCTATGTTATCGGAGACTTTTCGGTGGACTAA
- a CDS encoding thioredoxin family protein has translation MKQITSIDDYRHVISGEGTVVMFSAGWCPDCVVIEPILPELEEKYHDLAFYKVNRDDFIELCQELEVFGIPSFLVFKHGKEVHRFVSKDRKTKEEIDRFLSEAKEK, from the coding sequence ATGAAGCAAATAACATCAATTGACGATTATCGTCATGTGATAAGTGGAGAAGGAACGGTTGTTATGTTTTCTGCCGGATGGTGCCCAGATTGTGTCGTTATTGAACCGATACTACCTGAGTTAGAAGAAAAGTACCATGACTTGGCGTTTTATAAAGTGAATCGAGACGACTTTATTGAATTATGCCAAGAATTAGAGGTGTTTGGCATCCCAAGCTTTCTCGTGTTTAAACATGGTAAAGAAGTACATCGGTTTGTAAGTAAAGATCGGAAAACTAAGGAAGAAATCGATCGCTTTTTAAGTGAAGCTAAAGAGAAATAA
- a CDS encoding MBL fold metallo-hydrolase — translation METWCVSNQMRLTWLNGGVTHMDGGAMFGVVPKPLWGKKYPVNEKNQIELRTDPILIQTGGKNLLVDTGIGNQKLSEKEKRNFGVTEESKVDASLKMLNLTYRDIDHVLMTHMHFDHACGLTIRTNNTITSAFPNATIHVHQTEWEEMCEPNIRSSNTYFSTNRQGIEEQIDTFENDVEVVPGVRMIHTGGHSAGHAILNLSTEDKTIWHLADIMPTHAHLNVLWVLAYDDYPMDSISAKQTYIPSGIQNGDWFTFYHDYRYRAVKWDSDGQQIIGALERNRLNE, via the coding sequence ATGGAGACATGGTGTGTGTCAAATCAAATGAGGCTAACGTGGTTAAATGGCGGTGTTACTCACATGGATGGAGGAGCCATGTTTGGTGTGGTGCCAAAACCTTTATGGGGTAAAAAGTATCCTGTAAATGAAAAAAATCAAATCGAGTTAAGGACGGACCCGATACTTATCCAAACAGGCGGTAAAAACTTACTTGTGGATACGGGAATCGGCAATCAAAAATTATCTGAAAAGGAAAAACGAAATTTTGGCGTGACCGAGGAATCTAAGGTTGATGCAAGTCTTAAGATGCTGAATCTAACGTATCGTGATATTGATCATGTTTTAATGACTCACATGCACTTTGACCACGCTTGTGGTTTAACAATAAGGACTAACAACACGATAACATCAGCCTTTCCTAACGCGACTATTCACGTTCATCAAACGGAATGGGAGGAAATGTGTGAACCCAACATTCGTTCCTCTAATACGTATTTTTCGACTAACCGGCAAGGTATTGAAGAACAAATCGACACGTTTGAAAACGACGTGGAAGTGGTCCCAGGTGTGCGAATGATTCATACTGGAGGACATAGTGCTGGCCATGCCATTTTAAACCTGTCAACTGAAGATAAAACGATCTGGCATTTAGCTGATATTATGCCGACTCATGCCCATCTCAATGTTTTATGGGTATTAGCGTATGATGATTATCCGATGGATTCCATTTCGGCAAAGCAAACGTATATTCCTTCTGGGATCCAAAATGGCGATTGGTTTACCTTTTATCATGACTATCGTTATCGAGCCGTTAAATGGGATAGTGACGGTCAACAGATTATCGGTGCTTTGGAAAGAAATAGATTAAATGAGTGA
- a CDS encoding YtoQ family protein codes for MKLIVYLAGQIHDDWRKTLKDKASDKKLPITFVGPMENHERSDNIGEEILGEQPNAIFRDEVASQMNNLRTRVLMEKSDIVVALFGEKYKQWNSAADAATAIALNKPLILVRPAELHHPLKELSEKAQVTVETIDQALQALAYIFDND; via the coding sequence ATGAAACTTATCGTCTATTTAGCCGGACAAATTCATGATGATTGGCGCAAAACTTTAAAAGATAAAGCTTCCGACAAAAAGCTTCCTATAACATTTGTTGGGCCGATGGAAAACCACGAACGCTCAGATAATATTGGAGAGGAAATTCTCGGCGAGCAACCAAATGCTATTTTTAGAGATGAGGTTGCTTCACAAATGAATAATTTACGTACACGGGTACTCATGGAAAAATCAGATATTGTGGTAGCTCTTTTCGGTGAAAAATATAAACAATGGAACAGTGCTGCAGATGCCGCGACCGCTATTGCTTTAAATAAGCCTCTCATTCTCGTCAGACCTGCCGAGCTTCATCATCCACTTAAAGAGTTATCTGAAAAAGCACAAGTAACCGTTGAAACGATCGACCAAGCATTACAAGCATTAGCTTATATTTTTGATAATGACTAA